A part of Rhipicephalus microplus isolate Deutch F79 chromosome 8, USDA_Rmic, whole genome shotgun sequence genomic DNA contains:
- the LOC142768756 gene encoding uncharacterized protein LOC142768756: MPARKGSTCFVPLCKGRYKSSEVKVSLFRAPTDPVRLQEWSRNIKQDDKVLDNTCVVCSRHFDERYIQRTFKHVINEEVVELEHERPALTDDAVPTIFPDAPLYFTKHVPKRRKARDLANHYAPPPKRMALDEGMPYSELTESVDVQSASETSAHLFSNISRPSAFCTKIVLTNEPGELCFGWHIRGEKSRDVLVHKHVTFAGCSETTQEQAETSLCRIYCRNVKVDEFFVATKSNALAALEKADALFLCPGCGIEPIKTGQCTKFGESYYSHACSVTTAEGKQCLRCKYTRKLISNQMRRQKQNPKPKFRQRAARQSVQLLRTRRKLAKAQETVKKLRLVNQSVADTAFKQKICGLPPKQQLAVQTCFKAASRKSNRGMAYDKLWVLECILMRMKSPQLYEHIRKHEIMVLPSKTCLDKHLQGFKSTFGFNPKVFSALEQKTKDMDEFSLHGGLVFDELKLSENIAVKACGESSGFVDLGNFTEPEDKTSLSDHGLIIMFQPFQGGWTQILGVFSSKGNVKAPPHFKITS; this comes from the exons ATGCCTGCCCGTAAGGGTAGCACGTGCTTTGTGCCACTCTGCAAGGGTAGATACAAGTCGTCAGAGGTAAAAGTGTCATTGTTTCGAGCTCCCACAGATCCTGTTCGTCTGCAGGAATGGTCGAGAAACATCAAACAAGACGACAAGGTACTTGACAATACATGTGTGGTGTGTTCCCGTCATTTTGATGAACGCTACATACAGAGAACATTCAAACATGTCATCAATGAAGAGGTTGTGGAGCTTGAACACGAACGGCCAGCGCTGACCGATGACGCTGTGCCGACCATATTCCCAGATGCACCTTTGTACTTCACAAAGCATGTTCCAAAAAGAAGGAAAGCGAGAGACCTCGCTAACCACTATGCCCCACCACCGAAGCGCATGGCTTTAGATGAAGGCATGCCCTACAGTGAACTCACCGAGAGTGTTGATGTACAATCAGCGTCGGAGACTTCAGCTCACCTGTTCAGCAATATTTCACGGCCGTCAGCTTTTTGCACCAAAATTGTGCTGACTAATGAGCCTGGGGAACTTTGCTTCGGATGGCACATTCGTGGGGAAAAATCCAGAGATGTGCTCGTTCACAAGCACGTCACATTCGCAGGGTGCTCGGAAACTacgcaggaacaggctgaaacaTCGCTCTGCCGAATATACTGCCGCAACGTCAAGGTTGATGAATTTTTCGTGGCCACTAAAAGTAATGCGCTCGCGGCGttagagaaagctgacgcgctgTTTCTGTGCCCTGGGTGTGGTATTGAGCCCATCAAGACCGGTCAGTGCACGAAGTTTGGTGAATCGTACTACTCGCACGCATGCTCGGTTACAACAGCAGAAGGGAAACAGTGTTTGCGTTGCAAGTACACCAGAAAGCTTATATCAAATCAGATGCGCAGACAGAAGCAGAATCCCAAACCGAAATTCCGGCAACGAGCTGCCAGGCAATCTGTTCAGCTGTTGCGAACCAGGAGAAAGCTCGCAAAAGCCCAAGAAACGGTAAAAAAACTGCGGCTTGTGAATCAGTCTGTGGCCGATACGGCTTTCAAGCAAAAAATTTGCGGACTGCCGCCAAAACAGCAGTTGGCTGTACAAACTTGTTTTAAAGCCGCGTCAAGAAAGTCGAACCGTGGCATGGCTTACGACAAGCTGTGGGTTCTGGAATGCATCCTGATGCGGATGAAGAGCCCGCAGCTATATGAACATATAAGGAAGCATGAAATCATGGTACTACCAAGCAAGACTTGTTTGGACAAGCACTTGCAGGGATTTAAAAGCACATTTGGTTTCAACCCCAAAGTGTTTTCAGCCCTGGAGCAAAAAACAAAGGATATGGATGAGTTCAGTCTCCATGGGGGCCTTGTTTTTGATGAACTGAAACTATCCGagaatattgcagtgaaagcgtgTGGAGAATCGAGTGGCTTTGTAGACCTTGGTAACTTCACTGAACCAGAAGACAAGACTTCTCTGAGCGACCACGGACTCATCATAATGTTCCAGCCTTTCCAAG GCGGATGGACCCAAATACTTGGTGTGTTTTCTTCTAAAGGCAACGTGAAGGCCCCTCCTCATTTCAAAATTACTTCTTGA